A DNA window from Pseudomonas wuhanensis contains the following coding sequences:
- a CDS encoding O-antigen ligase family protein — translation MIFPLSIVSLLALVCLGLLASPYPYLAPGAVLGMVAVGVLYRKPAWGLLGIAALVPFEGFFKGSALSGTKFIGASLALILMLQLAIHQIPSERLRCNIWRYLIWFMVLYLLSMINTDNLDMSQSHLRDLSVGLVLFVITLLIGRELNLEMFARLVTLSVSATCALAMFSIKYQDQGRAAGLLEDPNSFALLIAFAVPLALLLVIRSPNLLHRLFWGGCCILLLGGMTKTDSRSGLVVLFLSLMIGAWHYRAQLPRIRPRHLGFAMLGLAIVIPLAIYSMPAGYIARIQSLSILKAGAKSQDESLGRRTSYILVGSQIIQEHPLLGSGPGTFPLHYATTGYSKVFSANRKPGDLYRRAHNTYLEIFSEVGIPAGLLFVGMLGLGIYNLVRARHAWMLRRDWEQADMITHLGISYLSLMLFLMFLSAPNHKYLWIILALTFVLRLKAEERPPTEARA, via the coding sequence GTGATCTTTCCGCTCTCGATCGTCAGTCTGCTCGCCCTGGTCTGCCTTGGTTTGCTGGCCAGCCCTTATCCGTATCTGGCGCCGGGCGCCGTGCTGGGCATGGTAGCTGTCGGTGTGCTCTACCGAAAACCCGCCTGGGGTTTGTTGGGCATCGCGGCGCTGGTGCCGTTCGAAGGTTTCTTCAAGGGCAGTGCGCTGTCGGGCACCAAGTTCATCGGGGCGTCACTGGCACTGATCCTGATGTTGCAACTGGCCATTCACCAGATTCCGTCCGAACGCCTGCGCTGCAACATCTGGCGCTACCTGATCTGGTTCATGGTGTTGTACCTGTTGAGCATGATCAATACCGACAACCTGGACATGTCCCAGAGTCATCTGCGGGATCTGAGTGTCGGCCTGGTTCTGTTTGTGATCACCTTGCTGATCGGCCGTGAATTGAACCTCGAGATGTTCGCCCGGCTGGTGACCCTCAGCGTCAGCGCGACCTGCGCGCTGGCCATGTTTTCCATCAAGTATCAGGACCAGGGCCGCGCCGCCGGGTTGCTGGAAGATCCGAACTCGTTTGCCCTGCTGATCGCCTTCGCCGTGCCATTGGCTCTGCTGCTGGTGATCCGCAGCCCGAACCTGTTGCACCGATTGTTCTGGGGCGGCTGCTGCATTTTGCTGCTGGGCGGCATGACCAAAACCGATTCCCGTTCCGGGCTGGTGGTGCTTTTTCTCAGCTTGATGATCGGCGCCTGGCACTACCGCGCGCAGTTGCCACGCATCCGTCCGCGCCACTTGGGTTTTGCCATGCTTGGCCTGGCAATCGTGATTCCGCTGGCGATTTATTCAATGCCGGCCGGTTACATCGCGCGCATCCAGTCCTTGAGCATTTTGAAGGCCGGGGCCAAGAGCCAGGACGAATCCCTCGGCCGCCGCACGTCGTACATCCTGGTCGGCAGCCAGATCATCCAAGAGCACCCGTTACTCGGTTCCGGCCCCGGCACCTTCCCGCTGCACTACGCCACCACCGGTTACTCCAAGGTGTTTTCCGCCAACCGCAAGCCTGGCGACCTGTACCGCCGCGCTCACAACACTTACCTGGAGATCTTCAGCGAAGTGGGGATTCCCGCCGGGCTGTTGTTCGTCGGCATGCTGGGCCTTGGCATATATAACCTCGTCCGCGCTCGACATGCCTGGATGCTGCGACGCGACTGGGAACAGGCTGACATGATCACGCACCTGGGCATCAGCTATCTGTCGCTGATGCTGTTTTTGATGTTCCTCAGCGCACCGAATCACAAGTACCTGTGGATCATCCTCGCCCTGACTTTCGTGTTGCGCCTCAAGGCTGAAGAACGTCCGCCGACGGAGGCCAGGGCATGA
- a CDS encoding GumC family protein, giving the protein MNPKENYLHEFFRIFFANKQLVKRVFLVFAVIALVLPMMLKQSFDITAQVIVQSKKLSQGDATTSLTQGDASFIPPSLADMETESNILRSPALIRQTISDLLAKGEYTPPLGAFSTLVTEPIQRLVTNPLREYVINPVRDAFGLDTDPVRDTDLDVFTQQASENLKIETMPGSNVISVTYSFGDPAQGTRFVAALLQNYLVNRQELQSIELPQSFYETKKKQYQVRLDGLEGTRLTLLEGVGSSDPKEEITFRLNAINTEEQALNLYQDRLLQSQRWLDYLKTALTAATNTSRLSDYTFPYTFTTTVDNIAFEDREIRQLGEQLTTQVSRYMNDLAIFQPGSEPMLLTREQISRTRQQFLKIVSNRIQERTNDLAIVTSVIKQKTARIADFKDRIHQLQVAQSKLQQMDTEINALHAAFSTYAQRFAESSSAGLLNNDMSNARVLSPPYEPTDAAFPKPILIIPFGMLTGLLLAIAFVYVREFFDHRFKHPAQITHELGLPVLLVLNEQDVLPNNPHKNWTVPSFMHWVRH; this is encoded by the coding sequence ATGAACCCAAAGGAAAACTACCTGCATGAGTTCTTCAGGATCTTCTTCGCCAATAAGCAGTTGGTGAAGCGAGTCTTCCTGGTCTTTGCAGTGATTGCCCTGGTCCTGCCGATGATGCTCAAACAGAGCTTCGATATCACCGCGCAGGTGATCGTGCAATCCAAAAAACTCTCCCAGGGAGACGCCACCACGTCCCTGACCCAAGGCGATGCCTCGTTCATTCCGCCGTCACTGGCCGACATGGAAACCGAGAGCAATATCCTGCGCTCGCCGGCCCTGATCCGTCAGACCATCAGCGACCTGCTGGCCAAAGGTGAGTACACGCCCCCTCTCGGGGCCTTTAGCACACTGGTGACCGAACCGATCCAGCGTTTGGTGACCAACCCCTTGCGTGAATACGTGATCAATCCGGTGCGTGATGCGTTCGGGCTTGACACCGATCCCGTGCGCGATACCGACCTGGATGTCTTCACCCAGCAGGCCTCCGAAAACCTGAAAATCGAAACCATGCCGGGTTCCAACGTCATCTCCGTTACCTACAGCTTTGGCGATCCGGCTCAAGGCACCCGGTTTGTCGCGGCGCTGCTGCAAAACTACCTGGTCAACCGTCAGGAACTGCAATCGATCGAGCTGCCTCAGAGTTTCTACGAAACCAAGAAGAAGCAATATCAGGTGCGTCTCGATGGCCTGGAAGGCACGAGGCTGACATTGCTTGAAGGGGTGGGGTCGTCCGATCCGAAGGAAGAAATCACCTTCCGTCTCAACGCCATCAACACCGAGGAACAGGCCCTGAACCTGTATCAGGATCGCCTGTTGCAAAGCCAGCGTTGGCTCGACTACCTGAAAACCGCCCTGACGGCCGCCACCAATACGTCCCGGCTCAGCGATTACACCTTCCCCTACACCTTCACCACCACGGTGGACAACATTGCCTTCGAAGACCGCGAGATCAGACAGCTCGGTGAGCAACTGACCACTCAGGTCAGCCGCTACATGAACGACCTGGCGATCTTCCAGCCGGGCAGTGAACCGATGCTGTTGACCCGCGAGCAGATTTCCCGCACCCGCCAGCAGTTCCTGAAAATCGTCAGCAACCGGATTCAGGAGCGCACCAACGACCTGGCGATTGTCACCTCGGTGATCAAGCAGAAAACCGCGCGCATCGCCGACTTCAAGGACCGCATCCATCAGTTGCAAGTGGCTCAAAGCAAGTTGCAGCAGATGGACACCGAGATCAATGCCTTGCACGCGGCGTTCTCCACCTACGCCCAGCGCTTTGCTGAAAGCAGCTCCGCCGGTTTGCTGAACAACGATATGTCCAACGCTCGGGTACTCAGCCCGCCGTACGAACCGACCGATGCAGCATTCCCCAAACCGATACTGATCATTCCGTTCGGGATGCTGACCGGTCTGCTGCTGGCGATTGCTTTCGTCTACGTGCGTGAGTTCTTCGATCACCGCTTCAAACACCCAGCGCAAATCACCCATGAACTGGGCTTGCCAGTGTTGTTGGTGCTCAACGAGCAAGACGTCTTGCCGAACAACCCGCACAAGAACTGGACCGTGCCTAGCTTCATGCATTGGGTGCGCCATTGA
- a CDS encoding glycosyltransferase: MSRISLVIPMYNEARHIGRTLLAAKKAAEAAGLECELIVVDNGSKDQGPHIARQMGAQVLVLPGLLIGALRNRGAAVATGEWLAFIDADIEVPEDWLTLLLSIQSAVQVDVLGLDLHTPAEAPWFANAWQRRTLRPNDETVKTVRWLPSSNLLMRRPWFDKVGGFNENLRTGEDKDFTMRLSHSGARLLSVNQSVALHWGYESSWREWMGKEFWRQGSHLQLLRSHGMSLRLLRFPMLSIIAWVLDFMALSALLNGSPLLALFMLFITSLPALAQSLRQSLIHHDLRLMLQLWGLHWVRLHLAGAALILSLCHWNARRPARG; the protein is encoded by the coding sequence ATGAGCCGCATCAGCCTCGTCATCCCGATGTACAACGAAGCCCGACACATCGGGCGTACGTTGCTCGCTGCGAAAAAAGCGGCCGAGGCTGCCGGGCTGGAATGCGAGTTGATCGTGGTCGATAACGGTTCCAAGGATCAAGGGCCGCACATTGCGCGGCAAATGGGCGCGCAGGTGCTGGTTCTGCCGGGCCTGCTGATCGGGGCGCTGCGCAATCGCGGCGCCGCCGTTGCCACAGGCGAATGGCTGGCCTTCATTGATGCCGACATCGAAGTGCCCGAGGACTGGCTCACGCTGTTGTTGAGCATCCAATCCGCAGTTCAGGTCGACGTCCTGGGACTGGACCTGCACACCCCGGCCGAAGCCCCGTGGTTTGCCAATGCCTGGCAACGCCGCACGTTGCGCCCGAACGATGAAACGGTGAAAACAGTGCGATGGCTGCCCAGTTCCAACCTATTGATGCGTCGTCCATGGTTCGACAAGGTCGGCGGTTTCAACGAAAACCTGCGCACCGGCGAAGACAAAGATTTCACCATGCGCCTTTCTCACTCTGGCGCACGCCTGCTGTCCGTCAACCAGAGCGTTGCCCTGCATTGGGGTTACGAAAGCAGTTGGCGCGAATGGATGGGCAAGGAGTTCTGGCGTCAGGGAAGTCACCTGCAATTACTGCGCAGCCACGGCATGAGCCTGCGTTTACTGCGCTTCCCGATGCTGTCGATCATCGCCTGGGTGTTGGATTTCATGGCGCTGTCCGCCCTGCTCAACGGTTCCCCCCTATTGGCGCTATTCATGTTGTTCATCACCAGCCTGCCAGCGCTCGCCCAGAGCCTGCGCCAGAGCCTGATACACCACGACCTTCGTCTGATGCTGCAACTCTGGGGCCTGCATTGGGTGCGTCTGCACCTGGCTGGCGCGGCGCTCATCCTGAGCCTGTGTCACTGGAATGCCAGGAGACCCGCCCGTGGCTGA
- a CDS encoding polysaccharide deacetylase family protein: MAIKQLLKRTSGWLYLNSPVGRHQLHGAGVILMLHRVLANDRAADLPHRNELCVGPKAFEHLFAWLKKNFECVPLMEILQPGSIRTDRPKIALTFDDGWRDNALNAFPLLKKHQMPASIFLSTDFIGSRQRFWWESLGETLWHSHGEKARTHLIECLQQLGRPLPVLLDDLDVQRRSLALLHFLQSLKTLPAGELNRLTDHCPEESLPQALDWHQVRALEASGLIRFGPHGASHAILTDLDDQRLDEELSRSRNALLNGCNRPLPVYCYPNGNHDARVREHVADHDFPFALGTAAGIYRGISDPLALPRIGISQRTARNPELLSWRICRGARP, from the coding sequence ATGGCGATCAAACAATTATTAAAACGCACCAGTGGCTGGCTCTATCTCAACTCGCCAGTAGGCCGCCACCAACTGCACGGCGCCGGGGTGATCCTGATGCTGCACCGGGTGCTGGCCAATGACCGCGCCGCCGACCTGCCCCATCGCAATGAACTGTGCGTCGGGCCGAAAGCATTCGAGCATTTGTTCGCCTGGTTGAAAAAAAACTTCGAATGTGTGCCGCTGATGGAGATCTTGCAACCCGGCTCTATCAGAACCGATCGGCCAAAAATCGCGCTGACCTTCGACGACGGCTGGCGCGACAACGCGCTGAATGCCTTCCCGTTGCTGAAAAAGCATCAGATGCCGGCGAGCATTTTTCTCTCCACCGATTTCATCGGCAGCCGGCAACGCTTCTGGTGGGAAAGCCTGGGAGAAACCCTGTGGCACAGCCACGGTGAAAAAGCCCGGACGCATTTGATTGAATGCCTGCAACAGCTTGGGCGACCGTTGCCGGTGCTGCTTGATGATCTGGATGTGCAGCGCCGTAGCCTGGCGCTTTTACATTTTCTGCAAAGTCTGAAAACCTTGCCTGCGGGCGAACTGAACCGGCTCACCGATCACTGCCCGGAGGAGTCGTTACCCCAGGCGTTGGACTGGCATCAGGTACGCGCGCTGGAAGCCAGCGGGTTGATCCGCTTCGGCCCCCATGGCGCCAGCCACGCGATTCTCACCGACCTTGACGATCAACGTCTGGATGAGGAACTGAGCCGCAGCCGCAATGCCCTGCTGAACGGTTGCAACCGGCCACTGCCGGTCTACTGCTACCCCAATGGCAACCATGATGCGCGGGTGCGCGAACACGTGGCCGACCACGACTTCCCGTTTGCCCTGGGCACCGCCGCCGGGATTTATCGTGGTATCAGCGATCCATTGGCCTTGCCGCGAATCGGCATCAGCCAGCGTACGGCGCGCAATCCGGAGTTGCTGTCCTGGCGCATCTGCCGCGGAGCCCGGCCATGA
- a CDS encoding glycosyltransferase family 4 protein produces the protein MHLISSGGFYGAERMLLDHCLATPGQHQVLFLDAPPALIARFRGAGVDCRGCAGLRELLRHLRQRQAEQPLINTHNFKGLLFGWVGATLLDLPLVITQHGFTPRSRKQRFYGWLSLQLCRTASVHRVVCVAESIAVLHRKASVRTEKLQVIPNGLPTASDLLPHPAKHLRWLAGYVGRLSNEKGPDLFLDALIPLCQQHPQLDAVMLGDGPERETLLARIAAAGLHKRITLPGYQTDMKRWWQQLDALVISSRTEGTPMILLEAMQAGVPVVAFSVGGIPDVLEDRHNGLLATPTDSDALARQIDTLRNEPVLARKLIDNAKRTQLDRYDLKALAERWSQLYIRTAREARA, from the coding sequence ATGCATTTGATCAGCAGCGGCGGCTTCTATGGGGCTGAGCGGATGCTGCTGGACCATTGCCTGGCGACGCCGGGCCAGCACCAGGTGCTGTTTCTCGATGCGCCGCCCGCGCTGATCGCGCGGTTTCGCGGAGCCGGGGTCGACTGCCGCGGCTGTGCGGGATTGAGGGAATTGCTGCGTCATTTACGTCAGCGGCAGGCTGAACAGCCGCTGATCAACACGCACAATTTCAAAGGTTTGTTGTTTGGCTGGGTAGGCGCCACGTTGCTGGATTTGCCGTTGGTGATTACTCAACACGGTTTCACACCGCGCAGTCGCAAGCAACGCTTCTACGGCTGGCTGAGCCTGCAACTGTGCCGCACGGCCTCGGTGCATCGGGTGGTTTGCGTGGCCGAAAGCATCGCCGTGCTGCACCGCAAGGCCAGTGTCCGGACGGAGAAACTGCAAGTGATTCCCAATGGTCTGCCAACGGCTAGCGACCTGTTGCCCCACCCAGCCAAACACCTGCGTTGGCTGGCGGGCTATGTCGGTCGACTGAGCAATGAAAAAGGCCCGGACCTGTTTCTCGATGCCCTGATTCCGCTCTGTCAGCAACACCCGCAACTGGACGCCGTGATGCTCGGCGACGGTCCAGAACGGGAAACCCTGCTGGCGCGGATTGCCGCTGCCGGCTTGCACAAACGCATCACCTTGCCGGGTTATCAGACCGACATGAAGCGATGGTGGCAGCAACTCGATGCGCTGGTGATCAGCTCGCGCACCGAGGGCACGCCGATGATTTTGCTGGAGGCGATGCAAGCCGGGGTGCCAGTGGTGGCGTTCAGCGTCGGGGGAATTCCCGATGTACTGGAGGACCGGCACAACGGCCTGCTGGCGACACCCACCGACAGCGACGCCCTCGCCCGACAGATCGACACGCTGCGGAATGAGCCGGTACTGGCTCGCAAACTGATCGACAACGCAAAACGTACGCAACTGGACCGTTACGACCTGAAGGCTTTGGCCGAACGCTGGTCGCAGCTTTATATCCGTACTGCACGGGAGGCACGCGCGTGA
- a CDS encoding lipopolysaccharide biosynthesis protein gives MSRNRYLKHLALSMGTKLAMIGLRLLRNVLLARILGPSERGLFALLSTLPDLISAATSGGLNSAVGYQAAKQRPMGLLLSQVLVFGCLLAGLLTLLVVALVREFGGELDITTQLGLLAWLLLLAVPLTVLKSGLLTLHNASGGVVAFNVLRLVESLAPLLLFLALFWMWKDAALEAALISWLAGISLVVLAGWFWLRRAQPLQLQWDRASQNELWRYSTRSHPDLLFQQVILRSDFLFIGALLGSTALGHYAMASAAAELLLIVPEAVTTPLMKRLLQQDEGMDRLTPLALRLTATVMLGACLTMAVIGEWLIVTLFGIAYQPAYPALLALLPGLLGLCYASILRLDLLGKNRPGTISLLMGLGALLNLALNLLLIPIYGIVGAATASSIAYLAVTLALLVMYCRLSGVPAWQTLIILPSDVAPMLQMLQRKSA, from the coding sequence ATGAGTCGCAATCGCTATCTCAAACACCTGGCCCTGAGCATGGGCACCAAACTGGCGATGATCGGCCTGCGGCTGCTGCGCAACGTATTGCTGGCGCGGATTCTGGGGCCCAGCGAGCGTGGTTTGTTTGCGTTGCTCAGTACCCTGCCCGATTTGATCAGCGCCGCCACCAGTGGCGGGCTGAATTCGGCGGTGGGGTATCAGGCGGCCAAGCAACGGCCCATGGGTCTGCTGCTGAGCCAGGTGCTGGTGTTCGGTTGCCTGCTGGCGGGTTTGCTGACCTTACTGGTGGTGGCGCTGGTGCGCGAGTTCGGCGGTGAACTCGACATCACCACGCAACTGGGATTGCTCGCCTGGCTGTTGCTGCTGGCGGTGCCGCTGACCGTGCTCAAGAGCGGCCTGTTGACCTTGCATAATGCGTCGGGCGGTGTGGTCGCGTTCAATGTCTTGCGGCTGGTGGAATCCCTGGCGCCCCTGCTGTTGTTTCTGGCCTTGTTCTGGATGTGGAAAGACGCTGCGCTGGAAGCGGCGCTGATCAGTTGGCTGGCTGGCATCAGCCTGGTGGTGCTGGCCGGTTGGTTCTGGCTCAGGCGCGCTCAACCCTTGCAACTGCAATGGGACCGCGCCAGCCAGAATGAACTGTGGCGCTACAGCACTCGCAGCCATCCGGACCTGCTGTTCCAGCAAGTGATTCTGCGCTCCGACTTCCTGTTCATCGGCGCCCTGCTCGGCAGCACGGCGTTGGGGCATTACGCCATGGCCAGCGCCGCCGCCGAGTTGCTGCTGATCGTCCCGGAAGCGGTGACCACGCCGCTGATGAAACGCCTGCTGCAACAGGACGAAGGCATGGATCGCCTGACGCCGCTGGCCCTGCGCCTGACCGCCACGGTGATGCTCGGCGCCTGCCTGACCATGGCGGTGATCGGTGAATGGCTGATCGTCACGCTGTTCGGCATTGCCTATCAGCCGGCTTACCCGGCGTTGCTGGCGCTGCTGCCGGGGCTGCTCGGTCTTTGCTATGCGAGTATCCTGCGCCTGGACTTGCTGGGCAAAAATCGCCCCGGCACGATTTCGCTGTTGATGGGCCTCGGCGCGTTGCTGAACCTGGCCCTGAACCTGTTGCTGATCCCGATTTACGGCATTGTCGGCGCTGCGACGGCATCGTCCATCGCCTACCTGGCGGTCACCCTCGCGCTGCTGGTGATGTATTGCCGGTTGAGCGGCGTACCGGCCTGGCAAACCCTGATCATCCTGCCCAGCGATGTGGCCCCGATGCTGCAGATGCTGCAACGGAAATCGGCATGA
- a CDS encoding GNAT family N-acetyltransferase, which produces MVARFEWRTSLCAPDFPTAAYEGLCGRVTDHTPFNTLAWLRASEQALTAKEHLHVLLGWQGDELALCLPLVASVERFGKLPFRVLRHLGYPLTDRLALLTCLDADSMRKALVIIRRHLPHAMLQLNELSEPIGEESALTAWMAHSSTGERRLSCRVPVHLISEADRQEVSGDPRYKLRRARKRILAYGAQVRRVTPDAATIGPLLQALGEVEAQSWKGVEGVGIFTSDRSRQWIKQAFTALAEQGLLRVVMLEVDGRCISYRLGLLEEGRLYDYNLAFLPRYADMGSGRVLLEEWIRWGLDDNWHWIDASRVSLMNSSHQLQERMTGQLEHWRWSFYSWRPSGLALGLTMRLWHQFKPWLKKWRAWRAAMLPVAEPTPAPADKGPTPTEKTMEDKHASPSHSQR; this is translated from the coding sequence ATGGTGGCACGATTCGAATGGCGCACGTCGTTGTGCGCCCCGGACTTTCCGACAGCCGCTTATGAGGGGTTGTGCGGGCGCGTGACGGACCATACGCCGTTCAACACCCTCGCCTGGCTGCGCGCATCGGAACAGGCACTGACGGCCAAGGAACACTTGCACGTTCTGCTCGGCTGGCAAGGCGATGAATTAGCCTTGTGCCTGCCGCTGGTGGCGTCCGTGGAGCGCTTTGGAAAGCTGCCATTTCGGGTCTTGCGTCACCTCGGTTATCCCCTCACCGATCGCTTGGCCCTGCTCACCTGCCTCGATGCCGACAGCATGCGCAAGGCACTGGTGATCATCCGCCGTCACTTGCCCCATGCGATGCTGCAACTCAATGAATTATCCGAACCCATCGGTGAAGAAAGCGCGCTGACCGCATGGATGGCCCACAGCTCGACCGGCGAGCGCCGCCTCAGTTGCCGGGTGCCGGTGCATTTGATCAGTGAGGCCGACCGCCAGGAAGTCTCCGGCGACCCGCGCTACAAACTGCGCCGGGCGCGTAAACGCATTTTGGCCTATGGCGCTCAGGTCCGACGCGTAACCCCTGACGCGGCCACCATCGGGCCTTTATTGCAAGCCCTCGGCGAAGTCGAAGCGCAGAGTTGGAAAGGCGTCGAAGGCGTGGGGATTTTCACCAGTGATCGCAGTCGGCAATGGATCAAGCAGGCCTTTACCGCCCTCGCCGAACAGGGACTGCTGCGGGTGGTGATGCTGGAAGTGGACGGGCGCTGCATCAGCTACCGGCTCGGCTTGCTGGAAGAGGGCCGGCTGTACGACTACAACCTGGCGTTCCTGCCGCGATACGCCGATATGGGCAGCGGTCGTGTGCTGCTCGAAGAATGGATTCGCTGGGGCCTGGACGACAATTGGCACTGGATCGACGCTTCGCGGGTCAGCCTGATGAACTCCAGCCATCAACTCCAGGAGCGCATGACCGGGCAACTGGAGCACTGGCGCTGGAGCTTCTACTCCTGGCGCCCCAGCGGCCTCGCCCTGGGGCTGACCATGCGACTCTGGCATCAATTCAAGCCTTGGTTGAAAAAGTGGCGGGCCTGGCGTGCAGCGATGCTGCCTGTTGCTGAACCCACCCCTGCACCCGCCGACAAAGGCCCTACGCCCACCGAAAAAACCATGGAGGACAAACATGCCTCGCCAAGTCATAGTCAACGCTGA
- a CDS encoding glycosyltransferase, whose translation MAEFIFWLCLLLPVYAWLGYPLLLTLIAPLFRARRHAPAPPMNVSIIIAAHNEAQYIEKKLRTLLAQDYQARSLHIILASDGSTDDTVACAHKVIDPRISVLDLPRQGKAATLNAGVALSTGEILVFTDADNQWSTDTLGQLLAPLADPEVGACAGYMLIPVPGKGLSLGDSLYRHYEGWLRKVENRTGCMVSADGALLALRRELFQHVPAEVNDDFFISTCAPVAFKRIVYVPEAQVSDQGVDEIVKQWRRRQRVTVGGLQSLAQRRELLNPWKYGLYAIALISHKLIRRLAPILLLPLLLSNLWLWNVHDLYRLSLIAQLLGYAMAIVGLLDVQHRLPKPFRLAAFVLVTLAGMSIGLWQFLRGQRYAQWNPEQNR comes from the coding sequence GTGGCTGAATTCATTTTCTGGCTGTGCCTGCTATTGCCGGTGTATGCCTGGCTCGGTTACCCACTGCTGCTGACACTGATCGCGCCGTTGTTCCGTGCGCGGCGTCATGCGCCAGCCCCCCCCATGAATGTCAGCATCATCATCGCCGCGCACAACGAGGCCCAGTACATCGAAAAGAAGTTGCGCACCCTGCTCGCCCAGGATTATCAGGCGCGCTCGCTACACATCATTCTGGCCAGCGACGGTTCCACCGACGACACCGTAGCCTGTGCCCACAAGGTCATCGACCCACGCATCAGCGTGCTCGACCTGCCCCGTCAGGGCAAGGCAGCCACCTTGAATGCCGGCGTCGCCCTGAGCACGGGCGAGATTCTGGTGTTCACCGATGCCGACAACCAATGGTCGACCGACACCCTCGGCCAGTTGCTCGCGCCCCTGGCCGATCCAGAGGTCGGGGCTTGTGCCGGGTACATGCTGATCCCGGTGCCGGGCAAGGGCCTGAGCCTGGGCGACAGCCTTTATCGGCACTACGAAGGCTGGTTGCGCAAGGTGGAAAATCGCACCGGCTGCATGGTCTCCGCCGACGGCGCCCTGCTCGCCCTGCGCCGCGAGTTGTTCCAGCACGTGCCGGCGGAGGTCAACGACGACTTCTTTATCAGCACCTGCGCGCCGGTGGCGTTCAAACGCATCGTCTATGTACCCGAAGCACAAGTGAGCGACCAGGGCGTCGACGAAATCGTCAAGCAATGGCGTCGGCGCCAGCGCGTCACCGTCGGCGGCCTGCAAAGCCTGGCCCAGCGCCGGGAGCTGCTGAACCCTTGGAAGTATGGCCTGTATGCAATTGCACTGATCAGCCACAAGCTGATTCGACGCCTGGCACCGATCCTGTTGCTGCCGTTGCTGCTGAGCAATCTCTGGCTGTGGAATGTACATGACCTCTACCGCCTGAGCCTGATCGCGCAACTGCTCGGTTACGCGATGGCCATCGTCGGCCTGCTGGATGTGCAACACCGTTTACCCAAACCCTTTCGCCTCGCCGCGTTTGTTCTGGTGACCCTTGCCGGGATGAGTATCGGTCTGTGGCAGTTCTTGCGCGGCCAGCGGTACGCGCAATGGAACCCCGAGCAAAATCGTTGA